A region from the Serinibacter arcticus genome encodes:
- a CDS encoding DUF2200 domain-containing protein, protein MARHRIFDTSFASIYPHYVAKAERKGHTKAEVDHVITWLTGYDDAGIARVLADDVTLEAFFADAPDWNPNASLITGTICGHKVQEISDPLMQQIRYLDLIVDEVARGKKMTSILRGGERVLG, encoded by the coding sequence GTGGCGCGTCACCGGATCTTCGACACGAGCTTCGCGAGCATCTACCCGCACTACGTCGCGAAGGCGGAGCGGAAGGGGCACACGAAGGCGGAGGTCGACCACGTGATCACCTGGCTCACCGGGTACGACGACGCCGGCATCGCGCGCGTGCTCGCCGACGACGTCACGCTCGAGGCCTTCTTCGCCGACGCCCCCGACTGGAACCCGAACGCATCGCTCATCACGGGCACGATCTGCGGCCACAAGGTCCAGGAGATCTCCGACCCGCTGATGCAGCAGATCCGCTACCTCGACCTGATTGTGGACGAGGTCGCCCGCGGCAAGAAGATGACGTCCATCCTGCGGGGCGGCGAGCGCGTCCTGGGCTGA
- the hrpB gene encoding ATP-dependent helicase HrpB has protein sequence MPVDVITAMLAAPPDLPVGAVLPAITGALRERGVAVVHAPPGTGKTTLVPPLVARLLGPNGGRVVVTQPRRLAARAAARRLAQLLGEDVGATVGWSVRGDRRTSAATRVEFVTTGVLLRRLQRDPELAGTAAVVLDEVHERAIDADLLQAMLHEVRQTLRPELLVVAMSATLESSRLARLWADDAGEGAPEVTSPGGLHPVEEVWCPPARPVRRTDDRGMTREWGDHVAALVRRAVAERTGDVLVFVPGVGEVDGVVRRLGALADGSGPLEVLRLHGRLEAGEQDRALTPSDRRRVIVSTAVAESSVTVPGVRVVVDAGLARESRTDHARGLAGLVTVAVSRDGATQRAGRAGREGPGAVYRPWTQGDHAQLAPHRLPEILTGDLAELVLTAGCWSRDGVASLALLDAPPEAALDAATATLRALGALGADGAVTPRGRAMAQVPTHPRLARALIDGAAVVGRRRASEVVALLSEDVRVADADLTAALRGLRRRGGGGRGETRGGGEWRRAADQLLASARSLDLPERASGAVGGEDDAAAAVVALAYPDRIARRRADGEAYLLASGTGAVLPDVSPLRGAPWLAVADAGRTVARRDAVIRSAVPLDEEGAIAAAPALLVDREVVEFDGGRLRAREVRLLGAIELRSRPLAQPDPERVVVALRHALEREGLGVLRWGEAATALRTRLTFLHEHLGEPWPAVDDAALLDHLGEWLVGRRISSLSDLRRLDMVAALRQLLPWPAASRLDELAPERVTLPSGRSARVDYSGAAPAVAVKIQDAFGLRRTPLLADGRVAVVMHLLSPAGRPAAITADMASFWETGYAAVRSDLRGRYPKHAWPERP, from the coding sequence GTGCCCGTCGATGTGATCACCGCCATGCTCGCCGCCCCGCCCGACCTCCCGGTCGGAGCCGTGCTGCCCGCGATCACCGGCGCGCTCCGCGAGCGGGGCGTCGCCGTCGTGCATGCCCCGCCCGGGACCGGGAAGACCACCCTGGTGCCGCCCCTCGTGGCCCGGCTCCTCGGGCCGAACGGCGGACGTGTCGTGGTCACGCAGCCGCGCCGCCTCGCGGCCCGCGCGGCCGCCCGCCGCCTCGCCCAGCTGCTCGGTGAGGACGTCGGGGCCACCGTCGGCTGGAGCGTTCGCGGCGACCGGCGCACGAGCGCGGCGACCCGCGTCGAGTTCGTCACGACCGGCGTGCTGCTGCGTCGGCTCCAGCGCGACCCCGAGCTGGCGGGCACCGCCGCCGTCGTGCTGGACGAGGTGCACGAGCGGGCGATCGACGCCGATCTGCTGCAGGCGATGCTGCACGAGGTGCGCCAGACGCTGCGGCCCGAGCTGCTCGTGGTGGCGATGTCCGCCACGCTCGAGTCCTCGCGGCTCGCCCGGCTGTGGGCCGACGACGCGGGTGAGGGCGCCCCCGAGGTCACCTCGCCCGGCGGGCTGCACCCGGTCGAGGAGGTGTGGTGCCCGCCCGCGCGTCCCGTGCGTCGCACCGATGACCGCGGGATGACCCGCGAGTGGGGCGACCACGTCGCCGCCCTCGTCCGGCGGGCCGTGGCCGAGCGGACGGGCGACGTGCTCGTCTTCGTGCCGGGGGTGGGCGAGGTCGACGGCGTCGTCCGCCGCCTCGGCGCGCTCGCCGACGGGTCCGGACCGCTCGAGGTGCTCCGGCTGCACGGGCGGCTCGAGGCGGGCGAGCAGGACCGCGCGCTGACGCCGTCGGACCGGCGGCGCGTGATCGTCTCGACGGCGGTGGCCGAGTCCTCCGTCACGGTCCCGGGCGTGCGCGTGGTGGTGGACGCCGGCCTGGCGCGGGAGTCGCGCACCGACCACGCCCGGGGCCTCGCCGGCCTGGTGACGGTCGCCGTCAGCCGCGACGGCGCCACCCAGCGGGCGGGCCGCGCCGGGCGTGAGGGACCGGGTGCCGTCTACCGTCCCTGGACCCAGGGCGACCACGCGCAGCTCGCGCCGCACCGGCTGCCCGAGATCCTCACGGGCGATCTGGCGGAGCTCGTCCTCACCGCGGGGTGCTGGTCGCGCGACGGCGTGGCCTCGCTCGCGCTGCTCGACGCCCCGCCCGAGGCCGCCCTCGACGCCGCGACGGCCACCCTCCGGGCCCTCGGCGCGCTCGGGGCCGACGGCGCCGTGACGCCGCGCGGCCGGGCGATGGCGCAGGTCCCGACCCATCCGCGGCTCGCGCGGGCGCTGATCGACGGCGCCGCCGTGGTGGGGCGACGTCGTGCGAGCGAGGTGGTCGCGCTGCTGAGCGAGGACGTCAGGGTCGCCGACGCCGACCTCACGGCCGCGCTGCGGGGGCTCCGCCGACGCGGGGGCGGCGGGCGCGGAGAGACGCGGGGAGGTGGCGAGTGGCGGCGGGCGGCGGACCAGCTGCTCGCGAGCGCCCGGTCCCTCGACCTCCCGGAGCGGGCGTCGGGGGCGGTGGGGGGCGAGGACGACGCCGCGGCCGCCGTCGTCGCGCTCGCCTACCCCGACCGCATCGCCCGACGGCGGGCCGACGGCGAGGCCTATCTCCTCGCCTCGGGGACCGGTGCGGTGCTCCCCGACGTCTCGCCGCTACGCGGTGCGCCCTGGCTGGCCGTCGCGGACGCCGGCCGGACGGTCGCTCGGCGCGACGCCGTGATCCGCTCGGCCGTGCCGCTGGACGAGGAGGGCGCGATCGCCGCCGCGCCCGCGCTGCTGGTCGACCGCGAGGTCGTGGAGTTCGACGGCGGGCGGCTGCGCGCGCGCGAGGTGCGCCTGCTCGGGGCGATCGAGCTGCGCTCGCGCCCGCTGGCGCAGCCCGACCCCGAGCGTGTGGTCGTGGCGCTGCGCCACGCCCTGGAGCGCGAGGGGCTCGGCGTGCTGCGGTGGGGCGAGGCGGCGACGGCGCTGCGGACCCGGCTGACGTTCCTGCACGAGCACCTCGGGGAGCCCTGGCCGGCCGTCGACGACGCCGCGCTGCTGGACCACCTGGGGGAGTGGCTCGTGGGACGGCGCATCTCCTCCCTGAGCGACCTGCGACGGCTCGACATGGTGGCGGCGCTGCGCCAGCTGCTGCCGTGGCCGGCGGCGTCGCGTCTGGACGAGCTCGCGCCCGAGCGCGTCACGCTGCCGAGCGGGCGGTCGGCGCGGGTGGACTACTCCGGCGCGGCGCCCGCGGTCGCGGTGAAGATCCAGGACGCGTTCGGGCTGCGTCGCACGCCGCTGCTGGCGGACGGGCGCGTCGCCGTCGTCATGCACCTGCTCTCGCCCGCCGGCAGGCCCGCCGCGATCACCGCCGACATGGCCTCGTTCTGGGAGACGGGCTACGCCGCGGTCCGCTCGGACCTGCGCGGCCGCTACCCGAAGCACGCCTGGCCGGAGCGGCCCTGA
- the pgsA gene encoding phosphatidylinositol phosphate synthase: protein MLKHLRTVVGKILRPIAALLLRLGLTPDVVTIIGTLGAMAGSLGLIARGQLFAGTMVITFFVLFDVLDGTMARLAGTSGPWGAFLDSVLDRFADGALFAALAIYLVGAGERVGAVAALACLVLGSIVPYARAKAESIGYTATVGIAERGDRLLIALVATGIVGLGVPQIVLVVVLVVLAVLSLITSIHRMVHVRGQILADTSGPAA from the coding sequence ATGCTCAAGCACCTGCGCACCGTCGTCGGGAAGATCCTGCGGCCGATCGCGGCGCTCCTGCTGCGCCTGGGCCTGACCCCCGACGTCGTCACGATCATCGGCACGCTCGGTGCGATGGCCGGCTCGCTCGGGCTCATCGCCCGCGGGCAGCTGTTCGCCGGGACGATGGTCATCACGTTCTTCGTCCTGTTCGACGTGCTCGACGGCACGATGGCCCGCCTCGCCGGGACGTCCGGGCCGTGGGGCGCGTTCCTCGACTCGGTCCTGGACCGGTTCGCCGACGGCGCGCTGTTCGCCGCCCTCGCGATCTACCTCGTCGGCGCCGGCGAGCGGGTGGGCGCCGTCGCGGCACTGGCCTGCCTCGTGCTCGGCAGCATCGTGCCGTACGCCCGGGCGAAGGCCGAGTCGATCGGCTACACCGCGACGGTCGGCATCGCCGAGCGCGGCGACCGGCTCCTCATCGCCCTCGTCGCCACCGGCATCGTCGGGCTCGGCGTGCCGCAGATCGTGCTCGTCGTCGTCCTCGTCGTGCTGGCGGTGCTCAGCCTCATCACCTCGATCCACCGCATGGTGCACGTGCGCGGCCAGATCCTCGCCGACACGAGCGGACCCGCCGCGTGA
- a CDS encoding PrsW family intramembrane metalloprotease, translated as MSSGYPGPSSSPSNPYPAPSRPPADRSGYGHGPAGASPYGHSPAPYDRQAPVQPPIWHGGQRSAGLGTGTIVALCVVGFAGLWGLWIALSQVGPAPAAIGFLAALIPLAVVLAAVMWLDRWEPEPKVMLLIALLWGAGVSVVLSFYGNTAVSMAVYEATGDPNQANIIGAVVSAPVLEETTKGLGVLLIFLLRRKYFDGVVDGIVYAAVVAAGFAFTENIIYFGRAVEILPSIFFTRGVMSPFAHILFTACIGIALGIASRHRNAAAVWWLFPVGLLGAMALHALWNASASLGQVTGNENTFFLVYGLVQIPLFVAAIVLAFWLRRQESAAIRARLTEYAGAGWFAPHEIEMVASLRTRAQARAWAARMGPNAAAAMKRFQKDATSLAYLRQRAISGRADLRTHGSGEAELLASLSADRQAFQAAAPQAFGR; from the coding sequence ATGTCGAGTGGCTACCCGGGACCGTCGTCCTCGCCCAGCAACCCCTATCCGGCCCCGTCCCGGCCCCCGGCCGACCGCTCGGGCTACGGCCACGGGCCGGCAGGAGCGAGTCCCTACGGGCACAGCCCCGCGCCCTACGACCGCCAGGCCCCCGTGCAGCCCCCGATCTGGCACGGCGGTCAGCGCTCGGCCGGGCTCGGCACGGGCACGATCGTGGCGCTGTGCGTCGTCGGGTTCGCCGGCCTCTGGGGCCTGTGGATCGCCCTCAGCCAGGTCGGCCCGGCCCCGGCCGCGATCGGCTTCCTCGCGGCGCTGATCCCGCTCGCCGTCGTGCTGGCGGCCGTGATGTGGCTCGACCGCTGGGAGCCCGAGCCCAAGGTCATGCTCCTCATCGCGCTGCTCTGGGGCGCCGGCGTCTCGGTGGTGCTGTCGTTCTACGGCAACACGGCCGTGTCGATGGCCGTCTACGAGGCCACGGGCGACCCGAACCAGGCCAACATCATCGGCGCCGTGGTCTCGGCGCCCGTGCTGGAGGAGACCACGAAGGGGCTCGGCGTCCTGCTGATCTTCCTGCTGCGCCGCAAGTACTTCGACGGCGTCGTGGACGGCATCGTCTACGCGGCCGTCGTGGCCGCCGGGTTCGCGTTCACCGAGAACATCATCTACTTCGGCCGCGCGGTCGAGATCCTGCCGTCGATCTTCTTCACGCGCGGCGTGATGTCGCCGTTCGCGCACATCCTGTTCACGGCCTGCATCGGCATCGCGCTCGGCATCGCCTCGCGCCACCGCAACGCGGCCGCGGTCTGGTGGCTCTTCCCGGTCGGTCTGCTCGGCGCGATGGCGCTCCACGCGCTGTGGAACGCCTCCGCCAGCCTCGGTCAGGTGACCGGCAACGAGAACACGTTCTTCCTCGTCTACGGGCTCGTGCAGATCCCGCTCTTCGTGGCGGCGATCGTGCTCGCGTTCTGGCTGCGGCGGCAGGAGAGCGCCGCGATCCGCGCGCGGCTGACCGAGTACGCGGGCGCGGGCTGGTTCGCCCCGCACGAGATCGAGATGGTCGCCTCGCTGCGCACCCGGGCGCAGGCCAGGGCGTGGGCGGCGCGGATGGGTCCGAACGCGGCCGCGGCCATGAAGCGCTTCCAGAAGGACGCGACGTCGCTGGCCTACCTGCGGCAGCGCGCCATCAGCGGTCGCGCCGACCTGCGCACCCACGGCTCGGGCGAGGCCGAGCTGCTCGCCTCGCTCTCCGCCGACCGCCAGGCCTTCCAGGCCGCGGCCCCCCAGGCCTTCGGACGCTAG
- a CDS encoding HIT family protein codes for MSEPGTGIDAVVPAEAADLAGTPDAFQRLWTPHRMVYIGGADKPADDSERACPFCSIPGREDVDGLVVARGALAYVVLNLYPYNPGHLMVVPYRHVAGYPELTTAELAEIGELTQGAMRVLRATSAPAGFNLGVNQGDVGGAGIAAHLHQHVVPRWGGDANFMPIVAGTKPLPQLLGTTRAVLAAGWAAHSGTTAVAVPDATPEEG; via the coding sequence GTGAGCGAGCCCGGGACCGGGATCGACGCCGTCGTGCCGGCCGAGGCGGCCGACCTGGCGGGGACCCCCGACGCCTTCCAGCGGCTGTGGACGCCCCACCGGATGGTCTACATCGGCGGGGCCGACAAGCCCGCGGACGACAGCGAGCGGGCGTGCCCGTTCTGCTCGATCCCCGGTCGCGAGGACGTGGACGGGCTCGTCGTCGCGCGCGGCGCGCTCGCGTACGTCGTGCTCAACCTCTACCCGTACAACCCGGGCCACCTCATGGTCGTGCCCTACCGCCACGTGGCCGGCTACCCCGAGCTCACGACGGCGGAGCTCGCCGAGATCGGCGAGCTCACCCAGGGCGCGATGCGCGTCCTGCGCGCGACGTCGGCGCCCGCGGGGTTCAACCTCGGGGTGAACCAGGGCGACGTCGGGGGAGCGGGCATCGCCGCGCACCTGCACCAGCACGTCGTCCCGCGCTGGGGCGGCGACGCCAACTTCATGCCGATCGTCGCGGGCACCAAGCCGCTGCCGCAGCTGCTCGGCACGACGCGCGCCGTGCTCGCGGCGGGCTGGGCCGCCCACAGCGGGACGACCGCCGTCGCCGTGCCCGACGCCACCCCCGAGGAGGGCTAG
- a CDS encoding aminotransferase class IV yields MTTIAWVDGGLVDPDGRYISLLDHGFVVGDGVFETCELLEGEPFALTRHLARLRTSAVGLGIAPPDDAVVRAAVADVSRAWNAAEPGVVARLRITWTAGLGPLGSDRHDGPGTLAVAASAVAHHGETRVHVVPWTRNERGALAGLKTTSYGENALALARARAHGAGEAIFGNTRGELCEGTGTNVFLEDSDGLLTPPLSSGALAGVTRALVLEWAADAGIPVREETVPLSAIHTAQHVALTSSTRGISPVAAVDGERREPGPLTLAMGELFPVKQRENLDP; encoded by the coding sequence ATGACAACGATCGCGTGGGTCGACGGCGGCCTGGTGGACCCTGACGGCCGGTACATCTCGCTCCTGGACCACGGCTTCGTCGTGGGCGACGGAGTCTTCGAGACCTGCGAGCTGCTGGAGGGAGAGCCGTTCGCGCTGACCCGCCACCTCGCCCGGCTGCGGACCTCGGCGGTCGGTCTGGGCATCGCCCCGCCGGACGACGCCGTCGTGCGCGCGGCCGTCGCCGACGTCTCCCGGGCGTGGAACGCGGCCGAGCCCGGGGTTGTCGCGCGGCTGCGCATCACCTGGACGGCGGGCCTCGGTCCGCTCGGATCGGACCGCCACGACGGGCCGGGCACGCTGGCGGTGGCGGCCTCCGCCGTCGCGCACCACGGCGAGACGCGGGTGCACGTGGTCCCGTGGACGCGCAACGAGCGCGGCGCGCTGGCCGGCCTGAAGACGACGTCCTACGGCGAGAACGCCCTCGCGCTGGCCCGGGCGCGGGCCCACGGCGCCGGCGAGGCGATCTTCGGCAACACGCGCGGTGAGCTGTGCGAGGGCACCGGCACGAACGTGTTCCTCGAGGACTCGGACGGGCTGCTCACACCGCCGCTGAGCTCAGGCGCGCTGGCCGGCGTGACACGCGCGCTCGTGCTCGAGTGGGCGGCCGACGCCGGGATCCCGGTCCGCGAGGAGACCGTCCCGCTCAGCGCGATCCACACCGCGCAGCACGTGGCGCTGACGTCCTCGACGCGAGGGATCTCGCCGGTGGCGGCCGTCGACGGCGAGCGTCGGGAGCCGGGTCCGCTGACCCTCGCGATGGGCGAGCTGTTCCCGGTCAAGCAGCGCGAGAACCTCGACCCGTAG
- the thrS gene encoding threonine--tRNA ligase gives MPAIHLTLDGVPTEIEAGTTATTLLAGEKGGPAVVAVRVDGELRDLGRELTDGAVVERVTIDSPDGLSILRHSAAHVLAQAVQQVDPSAKLGIGPPITDGFYYDFDVETPFTPEQLKELEKVMGRIIKEGQTFRRRVVTEDEARAELADEPYKLELIGLKGSSAEAAEGASVEVGAGELTIYDNVRGAGRDTEAVVWKDLCRGPHLPSTRLIGNGVQLMRSAAAYWRGSEKNPQLQRVYGTAWPSKDELRAYTERLAEAERRDHRRLGSEMDLFSFPDEIGSGLAVFHPRGGVVRMEMEEYSRKRHIEAGYEFVYSPHATKGKLFEVSGHLDWYADGMYPPMQLDAEYHADGTIKREGQDYYLKPMNCPMHNLIFDARGRSYRELPLRLFEFGTVYRYEKSGVVHGLTRARGFTQDDAHIYTTREQMREELTSLLTFVLDLLKDYGLEDFYLELSTRNPEKSVGDDATWEEATQTLKEVAEASGLDLVPDPGGAAFYGPKISVQAKDAIGRTWQMSTIQLDFNLPERFDLTYQAADGSRQRPVMIHRALFGSIERFFAVLLEHYAGAFPAWLAPVQVLAVPVAEPFNDYLLDVAKQLKAAGVRAEVDLSDDRFNKKIRNATKDKVPFVLIAGGEDAEAGAVSFRFRDGTQRNGVPVAEAIEIVRTAIADRVQV, from the coding sequence GTGCCCGCGATCCACCTCACCCTCGACGGCGTTCCTACCGAGATCGAGGCGGGTACCACGGCGACGACGCTCCTGGCCGGCGAGAAGGGCGGCCCCGCCGTCGTCGCGGTCCGGGTCGACGGCGAGCTGCGCGACCTCGGCCGCGAGCTCACCGACGGCGCCGTCGTCGAGCGCGTCACCATCGACTCGCCGGACGGTCTGAGCATCCTGCGCCACTCCGCGGCCCACGTCCTCGCGCAGGCCGTGCAGCAGGTCGACCCGTCCGCGAAGCTCGGCATCGGCCCGCCGATCACCGACGGCTTCTACTACGACTTCGACGTCGAGACCCCCTTCACGCCCGAGCAGCTCAAGGAGCTCGAGAAGGTGATGGGGCGCATCATCAAGGAGGGCCAGACCTTCCGCCGTCGCGTCGTCACCGAGGACGAGGCCCGCGCCGAGCTCGCCGACGAGCCGTACAAGCTCGAGCTCATCGGGCTCAAGGGCTCCTCGGCCGAGGCGGCCGAGGGCGCGAGCGTCGAGGTCGGCGCCGGCGAGCTGACGATCTACGACAACGTCCGCGGGGCCGGTCGCGACACCGAGGCCGTCGTCTGGAAGGACCTCTGCCGCGGTCCGCACCTGCCGTCCACCCGCCTCATCGGCAACGGCGTCCAGCTCATGCGCAGCGCCGCCGCCTACTGGCGCGGCAGCGAGAAGAACCCGCAGCTGCAGCGCGTGTACGGCACCGCCTGGCCGAGCAAGGACGAGCTGCGCGCCTACACCGAGCGCCTGGCCGAGGCCGAGCGCCGCGACCACCGCCGCCTCGGCAGCGAGATGGACCTGTTCTCCTTCCCCGACGAGATCGGGTCGGGTCTGGCGGTCTTCCACCCCAGGGGCGGCGTCGTCCGCATGGAGATGGAGGAGTACTCCCGCAAGCGCCACATCGAGGCCGGCTACGAGTTCGTCTACTCGCCGCACGCGACCAAGGGCAAGCTGTTCGAGGTCTCGGGGCACCTGGACTGGTACGCCGACGGCATGTACCCGCCCATGCAGCTCGACGCCGAGTACCACGCCGACGGCACGATCAAGCGCGAGGGGCAGGACTACTACCTCAAGCCGATGAACTGCCCGATGCACAACCTGATCTTCGACGCGCGCGGCCGCTCCTACCGCGAGCTCCCGCTGCGGCTGTTCGAGTTCGGCACGGTGTACCGCTACGAGAAGTCCGGCGTCGTGCACGGCCTCACCCGGGCCCGCGGCTTCACGCAGGACGACGCGCACATCTACACCACGCGCGAGCAGATGCGGGAGGAGCTCACGAGCCTGCTGACGTTCGTGCTCGACCTGCTGAAGGACTACGGCCTGGAGGACTTCTACCTCGAGCTGTCCACGCGCAACCCCGAGAAGTCCGTCGGTGACGACGCGACCTGGGAGGAGGCGACGCAGACGCTCAAGGAGGTCGCCGAGGCCTCGGGGCTCGACCTCGTGCCCGACCCGGGCGGCGCCGCGTTCTACGGCCCCAAGATCTCGGTCCAGGCGAAGGACGCGATCGGTCGCACCTGGCAGATGTCGACGATCCAGCTCGACTTCAACCTGCCGGAGCGGTTCGACCTGACCTACCAGGCCGCCGACGGGTCGCGTCAGCGCCCCGTGATGATCCACCGCGCCCTGTTCGGCTCGATCGAACGGTTCTTCGCCGTCCTGCTCGAGCACTACGCGGGGGCGTTCCCCGCGTGGCTCGCGCCCGTCCAGGTGCTGGCGGTGCCGGTCGCCGAGCCGTTCAACGACTACCTGCTCGACGTCGCGAAGCAGCTCAAAGCGGCTGGGGTGCGGGCCGAGGTCGACCTGTCCGACGACCGCTTCAACAAGAAGATCCGCAACGCCACCAAGGACAAGGTGCCGTTCGTGCTCATCGCCGGGGGAGAGGACGCCGAGGCCGGCGCCGTCTCGTTCCGCTTCCGCGACGGCACGCAGCGCAACGGCGTGCCGGTGGCCGAGGCGATCGAGATCGTCCGGACGGCGATCGCCGACCGCGTCCAGGTGTGA
- a CDS encoding glycosyltransferase family 4 protein, which yields MRPLRIGIVCPYSLDAPGGVQVHVTDLAARLIGLGHHVSVLAPAEEETPVPDFVEATGRSIAVRYNGSVARLSFGPVTAMRVRSWLEEGDFDVLHIHEPLIPSVGLIALWQAEVPVVATFHTATDRSRAMQLAYPMLRPTLERIAARIAVSEEARRTVVEHMGGDAVVIPNGVELGLFRRADRRPAWVGTPERPTLAFLGRTDEPRKGLGILLDALPAIAEEVPGVRVIVAGRGDLTRAREVAQELPGTLELLGEVSELDKAELLRSVDLYIAPQTGGESFGIVLVEAMAAGAGVVASDLSAFRRVLEEGRAGTLFTTGSPAALADAVVGALADPGRVARVRDSATAWCQQYDWDVVVAQILDVYELAVGEREEVAT from the coding sequence GTGAGGCCGCTCCGCATCGGGATCGTCTGCCCGTACTCGCTGGACGCCCCCGGCGGCGTGCAGGTGCACGTGACCGACCTCGCCGCCCGCCTCATCGGCCTGGGCCACCACGTCAGCGTGCTCGCCCCGGCGGAGGAGGAGACCCCGGTGCCCGACTTCGTCGAGGCGACGGGTCGGAGCATCGCGGTGCGCTACAACGGCTCGGTGGCCCGGCTGTCGTTCGGACCCGTGACGGCGATGCGCGTGCGCAGCTGGCTCGAGGAGGGTGACTTCGACGTCCTCCACATCCACGAGCCGCTGATCCCGAGCGTCGGCCTGATCGCGCTCTGGCAGGCGGAGGTGCCCGTCGTCGCGACGTTCCACACGGCCACGGACCGGTCCAGGGCGATGCAGCTCGCCTACCCGATGCTGCGACCGACCCTCGAGCGGATCGCCGCCCGCATCGCGGTCTCGGAGGAGGCCCGCCGCACCGTCGTGGAGCACATGGGGGGCGACGCCGTCGTGATCCCCAACGGGGTCGAGCTCGGCCTGTTCCGCCGGGCCGACCGGCGCCCCGCCTGGGTGGGCACGCCGGAGCGCCCGACGCTGGCCTTCCTCGGACGCACGGACGAGCCCCGCAAGGGGTTGGGGATACTCCTGGACGCGTTGCCCGCCATCGCCGAGGAGGTGCCGGGCGTCCGGGTGATCGTCGCCGGTCGCGGCGACCTGACGCGCGCCCGCGAGGTCGCGCAGGAGCTGCCCGGGACGCTCGAGCTGCTCGGTGAGGTCTCTGAGCTCGACAAGGCCGAGCTGCTGCGGTCGGTCGATCTCTACATCGCCCCGCAGACCGGCGGGGAGAGCTTCGGCATCGTGCTGGTGGAGGCGATGGCCGCCGGGGCCGGGGTGGTGGCGAGCGACCTGTCCGCCTTCCGCCGCGTGCTGGAGGAGGGTCGCGCCGGGACGCTGTTCACGACCGGCTCGCCCGCCGCCCTGGCGGATGCCGTCGTCGGCGCGCTGGCCGATCCCGGCCGCGTCGCCCGGGTGCGCGACAGCGCGACCGCCTGGTGCCAGCAGTACGACTGGGACGTCGTCGTCGCCCAGATCCTCGACGTCTACGAGCTCGCCGTCGGTGAGCGGGAGGAGGTGGCGACGTGA